The proteins below are encoded in one region of Nitrosopumilus sp.:
- the cobO gene encoding cob(I)yrinic acid a,c-diamide adenosyltransferase, whose protein sequence is MEKYGLTIVYTGKGKGKTTAALGIALRATGYGKKICMIQFIKGSWHYGEMDSSKRLEPEFEMIAVGKGFVGIIDDKSPKGDHEKIAKEAVRISNEKIQSGKYDIVILDEINYAVNLGLIAVEDVLNIIKSKPQSMDLVLTGNYATNKVIEIADLVTEMKEIKHPFQHGIKAKKGIDF, encoded by the coding sequence ATGGAAAAGTATGGATTAACTATTGTATATACAGGAAAAGGTAAGGGGAAAACAACTGCAGCATTAGGAATTGCATTACGAGCAACAGGTTATGGGAAAAAAATTTGCATGATTCAATTCATTAAAGGTTCATGGCACTATGGTGAAATGGATTCTTCTAAAAGACTTGAGCCTGAATTTGAGATGATTGCTGTAGGCAAAGGATTTGTTGGAATAATTGATGACAAAAGTCCAAAAGGAGATCATGAAAAAATTGCAAAAGAGGCAGTTAGAATCAGTAATGAAAAAATTCAATCAGGAAAATACGATATAGTAATTTTAGATGAGATTAATTATGCAGTAAATCTTGGATTGATTGCAGTAGAGGATGTTCTTAACATAATCAAATCAAAACCACAATCAATGGATTTAGTATTAACAGGAAACTATGCCACAAACAAAGTAATTGAAATAGCGGATCTAGTAACTGAAATGAAAGAGATTAAACATCCATTTCAGCATGGCATAAAAGCTAAGAAGGGAATTGATTTCTAA
- a CDS encoding S1 RNA-binding domain-containing protein, protein MSTEIQEMPEQGEIVLATVTKVMDHGAYVTLDEYGGIQGFLHISEIAPGWIRSVSRFVRDGEKKVLLVKKVNSQRGDIDLSLKQVSKDQKKQKLKEVKKFEKGKTILQNVKEKAKLTDEEIEKLEDSIYSKFDSVYDAFIEIGRNGIESVKELKIAKKTVTVIEEICSKIKLPSVEIRGIMEITSEKSDGVEIIKKILLDILKKDSTIDITYLGAPKYRLSITSENFKSAEKSLKPIIEEIQTNIEKKKGSFKFTREESKKTRDN, encoded by the coding sequence ATGTCTACTGAAATTCAAGAAATGCCTGAACAGGGTGAAATTGTTCTAGCTACAGTTACAAAGGTAATGGATCATGGGGCATATGTCACATTAGATGAATACGGCGGTATTCAAGGATTTTTACATATCTCAGAGATTGCTCCAGGTTGGATTAGATCAGTAAGTAGATTTGTCAGAGATGGTGAGAAAAAAGTTCTCCTTGTTAAAAAAGTAAATTCTCAACGAGGAGATATTGATTTATCATTAAAACAAGTATCAAAAGATCAGAAAAAACAAAAGCTGAAGGAAGTTAAGAAATTTGAAAAAGGTAAAACAATATTACAAAATGTTAAAGAAAAAGCAAAATTAACAGATGAAGAAATTGAAAAATTGGAAGATAGTATATATTCAAAGTTTGATTCAGTTTACGATGCATTTATAGAAATTGGAAGAAATGGAATTGAATCTGTAAAAGAATTAAAGATTGCAAAAAAAACAGTAACAGTAATTGAAGAAATTTGCTCAAAAATTAAACTTCCATCAGTTGAAATTAGAGGCATTATGGAAATCACAAGTGAAAAATCAGATGGAGTTGAAATTATTAAAAAAATATTACTAGATATATTAAAAAAAGATTCTACTATAGATATCACATATTTGGGTGCACCAAAATATAGATTGTCAATTACTTCAGAGAATTTCAAATCTGCTGAAAAATCATTAAAACCAATTATTGAAGAAATTCAAACAAATATAGAAAAGAAAAAAGGTTCATTCAAATTTACTAGAGAAGAATCAAAGAAAACAAGAGATAATTAA
- a CDS encoding cobyrinate a,c-diamide synthase, whose protein sequence is MQIPRIVLAGTTSGVGKTSITCSIIHALQKRGYSVQPFKVGPDYIDPSYLSSISKRETYNLDVWLMGKNQVLNSFIVNSKSSVSVIEGVMGYYDGFSGNSNYASTHHVASITKSPVLLVLDASKTARSIAATALGFQKFHRNSRIAGIILNKISSKKHEFLCKSALEKTKIPIIGIISKNPILNLESRHLGLISTLDNNTLKNQIRKISKIISKCLDVDQIIKIIKNPITLPQKSKHIHKKQKTTIAVARDTSFNFYYQDNLEALQREGANLKFFSPVNDKKIPKCDGLYIGGGFPEVLSNLLEKNITMKKIIKKMAEDNLPIYAECGGLMYLTKSIISDNKNHKMVGLFDAETKMTKKMRLNYTKGKITQKNPISDKLHNFQGHEFHYSQLDSISSDSKFVYDLEIGEGIKKHQDGMLVHNTLASYGHLYFDSSNYAQVFVKNCIDYSRS, encoded by the coding sequence TTGCAAATTCCTAGGATTGTATTAGCAGGCACTACAAGTGGAGTTGGAAAAACATCCATCACATGTTCTATTATTCATGCTTTACAAAAACGAGGTTACTCAGTACAACCATTTAAAGTAGGTCCTGATTACATTGATCCAAGTTATCTTTCAAGTATCTCAAAACGTGAAACATATAACTTAGATGTTTGGCTAATGGGAAAAAATCAAGTTTTGAATAGTTTTATTGTAAATTCAAAATCAAGTGTATCTGTAATTGAGGGCGTGATGGGTTACTACGATGGTTTTAGTGGAAATTCAAATTATGCTAGTACTCATCATGTAGCTTCAATTACAAAATCTCCTGTACTCTTGGTTTTGGATGCAAGTAAAACAGCTCGTTCTATTGCTGCAACTGCACTTGGGTTTCAAAAATTTCATCGAAATTCACGCATTGCTGGAATTATTCTTAACAAAATAAGTAGCAAGAAGCATGAATTTTTATGTAAATCTGCGCTAGAAAAAACTAAAATTCCAATAATTGGCATTATTTCAAAAAATCCAATCCTAAATTTGGAATCACGTCATTTAGGGTTGATATCCACACTAGATAATAACACACTAAAAAATCAAATTAGAAAAATATCAAAAATAATTTCAAAATGTTTAGATGTGGATCAAATTATCAAAATTATAAAAAATCCAATCACTTTACCACAAAAATCAAAACACATACACAAAAAACAGAAAACTACAATTGCAGTTGCTCGTGACACTTCGTTCAATTTCTATTATCAAGATAATCTTGAAGCACTACAACGTGAAGGAGCAAATCTAAAATTCTTTAGCCCTGTTAATGATAAAAAAATACCAAAATGTGATGGACTCTATATTGGAGGAGGATTTCCTGAAGTTTTAAGTAATTTACTTGAAAAAAATATCACTATGAAAAAAATAATTAAAAAAATGGCTGAAGACAATCTTCCAATATATGCCGAATGTGGTGGATTGATGTATCTAACAAAATCTATTATTTCAGATAACAAAAATCACAAAATGGTTGGTTTATTTGATGCTGAAACCAAAATGACAAAGAAAATGAGACTTAATTATACTAAAGGAAAGATCACTCAAAAAAACCCCATCTCAGACAAATTACATAATTTTCAGGGTCATGAATTTCATTATTCACAATTAGATTCCATTTCATCTGATTCAAAATTTGTGTATGATTTAGAAATTGGTGAGGGAATAAAAAAACATCAAGACGGGATGCTAGTACACAACACACTTGCTTCTTATGGTCATCTCTATTTTGATAGTTCAAATTATGCGCAAGTTTTTGTTAAAAATTGTATAGACTATTCACGAAGCTGA
- a CDS encoding translation initiation factor IF-2 subunit gamma has product MHWRETLPDWYIKKYGYQPCVNIGTAGHVDHGKTTLIQALTGSWTSVHSQELKRGITIRVGYSDAAFYKCKKCEEPLGYSTTPKCNNCGKESELSRVVSFVDSPGHESLMANMLSGSALMDGALLLVATNEKVPKPQTKEHLLALQTLGIQQIVIVQNKVDLLSYDEALTNYQDITKFVKGTYAAKAPIIPISAQSGLNIDALIGSIESTIKTPDRDEKADTVMHVLRSFDVNKPGIKLKDIKGGVIGGSLIQGIFNVGDEIEIKPGIMNERKKSYEPLLTEITSLGTAAGIVESIKPGGLVAIGTKLDPSMTRSDSFIGSVIGKPGTLPENSTDLKLEVNLFDSAVGATEDIKVQPIQSGELLRLNIGTAPILGKVNKVKSKNIEIELRRPACIFEGGNVAISRRIAERWRLIGAGIVG; this is encoded by the coding sequence ATGCATTGGCGAGAAACACTTCCTGATTGGTATATTAAAAAATATGGTTATCAACCATGTGTTAACATTGGTACTGCTGGTCATGTAGATCATGGAAAAACAACTCTGATTCAAGCTCTAACTGGTTCATGGACAAGTGTACACAGTCAAGAATTAAAACGTGGAATTACAATTCGTGTTGGTTACTCAGATGCAGCTTTTTACAAATGTAAAAAATGTGAAGAACCTTTAGGTTATTCAACAACTCCAAAGTGTAATAATTGTGGAAAAGAAAGTGAATTATCTAGAGTAGTGAGTTTTGTAGATAGTCCAGGGCATGAAAGTTTGATGGCAAACATGCTTTCAGGATCTGCTCTTATGGATGGTGCATTATTACTAGTAGCAACAAATGAAAAAGTTCCCAAACCTCAAACCAAAGAACATCTTTTAGCTCTTCAAACTCTTGGAATTCAACAAATAGTTATAGTTCAAAATAAGGTTGACTTACTTTCTTATGATGAAGCTCTAACAAATTATCAAGATATTACAAAATTTGTTAAAGGGACTTATGCTGCAAAAGCACCTATTATTCCAATCTCTGCACAATCTGGATTAAATATTGATGCATTAATTGGTTCAATAGAATCAACAATCAAAACTCCAGATAGAGATGAAAAAGCAGATACTGTAATGCATGTTCTACGTTCTTTTGATGTGAATAAGCCTGGAATAAAACTAAAAGATATCAAAGGTGGAGTAATTGGGGGAAGTCTTATTCAAGGAATTTTTAATGTTGGAGATGAAATTGAAATAAAACCTGGTATTATGAATGAGAGAAAAAAATCATATGAACCGTTACTAACAGAAATCACTTCATTAGGAACAGCTGCGGGAATCGTGGAATCTATAAAGCCTGGCGGTCTAGTAGCTATTGGAACAAAATTAGATCCGTCTATGACTAGGAGTGATTCATTTATCGGCTCAGTTATTGGTAAACCTGGAACACTCCCTGAAAACTCCACAGATCTAAAATTAGAAGTTAATCTTTTTGATTCTGCAGTAGGTGCAACTGAAGACATTAAAGTTCAGCCAATTCAGTCAGGAGAATTACTTCGATTAAACATTGGAACTGCACCAATATTAGGTAAGGTTAACAAAGTAAAATCGAAAAATATTGAAATTGAACTTAGAAGGCCTGCATGCATCTTTGAAGGAGGGAATGTTGCCATCAGTAGAAGAATTGCTGAAAGATGGAGACTAATTGGTGCAGGAATAGTTGGTTGA
- a CDS encoding zinc-ribbon domain-containing protein, which yields MDARCPECEKVAKLDDDITVVKCPHCNFESDYDSYLEIMKDHAINMSSEYIPDRPGI from the coding sequence ATGGATGCAAGATGTCCTGAATGTGAAAAGGTTGCAAAATTAGATGATGATATTACTGTGGTAAAATGCCCTCACTGTAACTTCGAATCAGACTATGATTCATATCTTGAAATAATGAAAGATCATGCAATCAATATGTCATCTGAATACATTCCTGATAGACCCGGAATCTAA
- a CDS encoding RNA-protein complex protein Nop10 has product MRFLLRKCSKYNHYTLKEKCPKCGEETISVHPAKFSPDDKYMRYRLAERYN; this is encoded by the coding sequence ATGAGATTCCTATTAAGAAAATGTTCAAAGTATAATCATTATACTTTAAAAGAAAAGTGCCCCAAGTGTGGGGAAGAGACGATTTCAGTACACCCTGCTAAATTTTCACCAGATGACAAATACATGCGATATAGATTAGCTGAGAGATACAATTAG
- a CDS encoding precorrin-8X methylmutase translates to MQTKKGQSIEDASMQMIEDEIGTHQYNEKEWPIVRRVIHSTADFDFANKNKIIFHKDAIQSGMDALRNGCSIVVDVNGVIGGLNKQNLKDFKNNIVCNISNPEIMELAKKEGKTRSQVSMRVAKSNIDGGIVAIGNAPTALQEVIQMVKEDIIRPALIIGIPVGFICAAESKEQLSKLEGAPFITNIGRKGGSSSASAIINAIFKLIRAESAS, encoded by the coding sequence ATGCAAACTAAAAAAGGTCAATCAATTGAAGATGCCAGTATGCAAATGATTGAAGATGAAATTGGTACACATCAATATAATGAAAAGGAATGGCCAATTGTGAGAAGAGTAATTCATTCAACAGCAGACTTTGATTTTGCAAATAAAAATAAAATTATTTTTCACAAGGATGCAATTCAAAGTGGCATGGATGCTTTAAGAAATGGCTGCAGTATAGTAGTTGATGTTAATGGAGTGATTGGAGGCCTGAATAAGCAAAATCTTAAAGATTTTAAAAACAACATAGTTTGCAATATATCCAATCCAGAAATAATGGAATTAGCAAAAAAAGAAGGGAAGACACGCTCCCAGGTATCCATGAGAGTAGCTAAATCAAATATTGATGGAGGTATAGTAGCTATTGGCAATGCCCCTACTGCTCTTCAAGAAGTAATTCAGATGGTGAAGGAAGATATTATCAGACCTGCATTAATAATTGGAATTCCAGTGGGATTCATCTGTGCTGCTGAATCAAAAGAGCAATTATCAAAGTTAGAAGGTGCTCCATTTATTACAAATATTGGTAGAAAAGGTGGTAGCTCATCAGCTTCTGCCATAATCAATGCAATTTTTAAATTAATTAGAGCAGAATCAGCTTCGTGA
- a CDS encoding twitching motility protein PilT — protein sequence MVEVICDTNFLIHLATRRIKNIDNLDVEIGQITFVVPQVVKNELSKLATNPKKNQDIQSTLNYIKNFKIIPIFGTFADKELLDYVSNNKVIVATMDKELKKQIKEYGNSILSFSNDTIVLES from the coding sequence TTGGTTGAAGTAATCTGTGATACTAATTTTCTTATTCATCTAGCAACTAGAAGAATCAAAAATATTGATAATTTAGATGTTGAAATAGGTCAGATCACTTTTGTAGTGCCACAGGTTGTAAAAAATGAATTATCTAAATTAGCAACCAATCCAAAAAAAAATCAAGACATCCAATCAACTTTAAATTATATAAAAAATTTTAAAATCATTCCCATATTTGGCACATTTGCTGATAAAGAATTACTTGATTATGTATCTAACAATAAAGTTATTGTTGCTACTATGGATAAAGAATTAAAAAAACAGATTAAGGAATATGGTAATTCAATACTGTCATTTTCAAATGATACAATAGTTTTAGAATCTTAG
- a CDS encoding 30S ribosomal protein S6e, whose protein sequence is MANFKLTISDIKGKSVSKELKDSDANALLGLQLGNETDAAIVGLSGKLKLTGGSDKSGVPMRNDIHGAARKQVLLSKGVGLQNADTGQRKRKLMRGNTLSEEIYQVNCKFDGELPVENTEEKTEDKKE, encoded by the coding sequence TTGGCAAACTTCAAACTTACAATCTCCGACATTAAAGGGAAATCAGTTTCAAAAGAACTCAAAGATAGTGATGCTAATGCATTATTGGGATTACAGTTAGGAAATGAAACTGATGCTGCAATTGTAGGATTGTCTGGAAAATTAAAACTTACTGGTGGTAGTGATAAGTCTGGAGTACCAATGAGAAATGATATTCATGGTGCTGCAAGAAAACAAGTTTTACTTTCTAAAGGTGTAGGTTTACAAAATGCAGATACTGGACAAAGAAAAAGAAAATTAATGCGTGGAAATACTCTATCCGAAGAAATCTATCAAGTAAATTGTAAATTTGATGGAGAATTACCAGTTGAAAATACTGAAGAAAAAACAGAAGATAAAAAAGAATAA
- a CDS encoding YbhB/YbcL family Raf kinase inhibitor-like protein has protein sequence MKSLSLESKSFENGEIIPKKHGYKHGNNSPHLKISGIPEGTKSLVLIMDDPDAMGAVGKVWVHWVLWNISPNTKEILENSIPIDSIEGKTDFGEIGYGGPAPPDKEHTYVFKLYALDHEISLQKGSTKADVERSMDNHILAKTKLEGRYAP, from the coding sequence ATGAAATCTCTATCTTTAGAAAGTAAATCATTTGAAAATGGAGAAATAATTCCTAAAAAGCATGGTTATAAACATGGAAATAATAGTCCCCATCTTAAAATCAGTGGAATTCCAGAAGGAACAAAATCATTGGTTTTGATCATGGATGATCCAGATGCAATGGGAGCTGTCGGAAAAGTTTGGGTTCATTGGGTTTTGTGGAATATCTCTCCTAATACTAAAGAAATTCTAGAAAATTCTATTCCAATTGATTCAATTGAAGGCAAAACTGATTTTGGAGAAATTGGTTATGGAGGTCCTGCTCCACCAGACAAAGAACATACTTACGTTTTCAAACTTTATGCTCTAGATCATGAAATTTCTCTACAAAAAGGATCAACTAAAGCAGATGTTGAAAGATCTATGGATAATCATATTCTAGCTAAAACAAAACTTGAAGGAAGATATGCTCCATAA